The Halobacillus ihumii genomic sequence TCGTTAATTTATGGAGGCATTTTTCTAGGGTGATCCAGAAACATACCATACGATGAAAAAATGAATAGTATAAACGCTGATCATTAGCGTAGTCAAAATGCGTAGACTCCAGCGGGAACAGCACGAGCCAAAGATCCCACAGGAAAGCGCCCTTTGCTTTCCGAGGAAGCTGAGTCCGTGCCCGCGGAAAGCGAAGTGTTTTGACGGAGCGATGGTAGAATTCCTTTCTTGGCACACAAATAATCCGAACTGATTTGGTCGATTATTTTATACTTTATTCGGTTTTGTCCCAACCTCGGGTTTAAACTCAGCAATAGCTTCTTCTCCGTAAACTGAAACTTATCTGTTCTTGATTCGTACCTTAAACAGTACGAAAGAGGAGGACCTTGCATATGAGCAATTATTCACTACAGCAATTCGTTCAGCAAACGAAGCAGGATGAGACAGAGAATGATTATTTTGAGCTGGAAACCCCCCGGATCTTGGAAGTGAATCTAACGGATGAAGTATGGGCGAAGACAGGTTCTATGATTTCTTATAATGGAGCCATTAAATTTACGCGGGAAGGAATCCTTGAACATGGTGTCGGCAAAATGTTCAAGAAGGCCATTTCTGGTGAAGGAAGTTCACTCATGAAGGCGCAAGGGCAAGGACGTTTATATTTAGCTGACCAGGGGAAGAAGATAACGATTTTTGACCTAGCTAACGAGTCAATTACAGTGAATGGCAACGACCTGCTAGCATTCGAACCGAGTATTCAGTGGGATGTTAAATTAATGAAGAAAGTGGCAGGAATGATGTCAGGCGGGTTGTTTAATATTACGATGCAAGGAAGCGGAAGAGTGGCGGTAACTTCACACTACGAACCGCTTACGTTACTCGTCCGGCCTGGAGAATCTGTTATAACTGACCCTAATGCTACGGTAGCCTGGTCGGGACACCTGCAGCCAGAGTTCCGGACAGATATCAGTTTTAAAACATTTCTTGGGCGGGGCAGCGGCGAATCCATCCAGATGGAATTTAAAGGGGAAGGATTTGTCATCGTTCAGCCTTTCGAGGAAGTTTACACAACCGGAAGCAGCTGATGAAGGAATATTATTGATAAATGAACAGAGTTCGTCATGTTCAGCAAGTCTTACACATATATTAAAAAGTAGGAAAAAGTTAAGCCTTCACCCTTTACTTCATTGGTGAATCATTGTATGATGAATAATATCAAAAAAATAATAACGGAAACTTCTTATCCAGAGAGGCGGAGGGACTGGCCCTTTGATGCCCGGCAACCATCGAATCAATCCAATAAGGATTGACGAGAACGGTGCCAATTCCTGTAGGATGGTAACATTCTAAGAGATGAGAGGATCGTACGGAATATTACGACCCCTTTTCTTATACTGGATAAGAAAAGGGGTCTTTTGGTGTATAAACCGTCATACTCTCTTTATAAAGAAGTTCCGAATTAACAGAAAGGGAAGATGAGTTATGGCTACAGCTATTTTTGGTGCAGGATGCTTCTGGGGGGTAGAACCCTTCTTTGAACGATTTGACGGAGTTATCTCAACACGTGTGGGATATACGGGTGGGAATGTCGAGCACCCGACTTATGAGCAGGTAAAAACGGGCACAACAGGTCATGCCGAAGCTGTAAAGATAGAGTATGACCCGGGCGTCCTAACATATGAAGAGCTGGTCAATATCTTTTTTGAAGCTCATGACCCAACAACGGTTAATCAACAAGGGATTGATGTTGGGCATCAGTATCGCTCAGCTATTTTTTACAGCAGCGATCCTGAAAAGAAGATTGCCGATGAGAAAATTCAGCAATGGAATGGGAAGGGAATTTTCAAGCGGCCGATTGTAACAGAAGTTACCCAAGCGGCTGAATTTTATGAGGCTGAAGAGCATCATCAGAAATATTCACAAAAAAATGGATCAGCCGCCTGCAGTATTGGATAATATAGCAAGCGGGAGGGCCTTTCTTTTATAAGGAAGGTTCTTTTTTTTTGGAGTATTAGAAGATACTTCCCGTTATCTGCAAAATATGAAAGAATGGAGTGGCGATAGAGGAAGATCATTTCATATCTTCATTCAATTTTCTGAACGAAAAGGAGGAAGGACAGCCGTGTGGTTTAATGATGGGCTACTCCTGATCATGACCATCTTTATGGTGATTGGAGCATTAGATTGCTATATTTTACATAACCGCTGGGGTCTCGGACAAAGGTTCTATGAAGCTTTTATGATGATGGGACCACTGGCACTCGCGATGGTAGGGATCATTTCATTGGCGCCTGTCCTTTCAGCGTGGCTGGCTCCGATCATTACACCAGTATACCAATGGCTTGGGGTCGATCCTTCAATGTTTGCTTCAACTATTTTGGCAATTGATATGGGGGCTTATCAGCTTGCTGAATCGCTTGCGGAAAGTGAGGAAGCTGCTGTCTTTTCCTGGGCTTTCCTCGGGACGATGATGGGACCTACATTGGTTTTTACGATTCCGATTGCTTTAACGATGATCAGCAAGCAGGATTATCCTTATTTTGCAAAAGGAATTTTAATTGGCTTGATGACGATTCCTATCGGCTGTCTTGCTGGAGGAGCGGTAGCAGGCTATGACTTGTGGTGGATGGTACGAAACTTGACCCCTACAGTCGTCCTGGCAGTTTGTATTGGATTTGGATTGTGGAAGTTTACACGTGTAACAATTCGATTGTTTGCTAAATTCGGCAGAGCAGTCGAGCTGCTGATTATTAGTGGGCTAGTGCTGATCATTATAGAGACGTTAACAGGCATTTCCATTGTGTCAGGTATGGCACCAATAGAGGAAGGGATAGGGATTGTAGGCCGAATTACAATCATGCTGGCAGGTGCGTATCCGATGGTAACGTTTATTAATCAGCGTGGACAGCGATTGTGGAGAAAATTTAGCCGAAAGCTTGGGATTAATTCTTTGGCTATGACGGGGTTTATTGCATCCCTTGCTCATCACATTCCGATGCTTGCGACGATGAAGGAAATGGACACGCGGGGAAAAGTGATGAACGCAGCGTTTGCAGTCAGCGGGGCGTTTGTGCTTGGCGGCCATATAGGGTTTGTCGCCAGTGTTAATAAAGAGATGATTTTATCTGTGGTTATTGGAAAATTAGTGGCAGGTGTGCTGGCGGGCTGGATTGCCTGGCTGGCAACCAGCCCTGCCGAAGAGATAGAGGATACCTTTTTAAAAAATGAAGATGGCCATAAGGATGATAGCAATCAAAAAAGTTATCCCGTAAATAATAGTTAGAAGGCGGAAGCTCGTGCTTTTTCCATGAGACTGGAGGCTCGCAGCTTCTTCCGCTGAAGAATACCCTTCCGACTCGTACTTAGCAATTGTTTGGTTGACGTTTCTTCCCACGTACAGTGTTCCAACGAGTGCTATGATACTCACTAAAATGATGACAGCCATTAAGATCGAGAACATGATGACCACCACTCCTTTGTTTATTATACTTCTATTATACCTTATCTTCGGGATTTGTAATCCAGTCATATATTTAAGTTTAGTGAACTTTTGTTGAGCAATTTAGTTTAAAGAGTGAGGGGGCAGAGTTATAATTTAGGAGCTTTAAATTTTGTACGGTAAGCACCTTTTTCATAGTCGTGAAAGGGGTGTAATTTTTTTCTGCTGAGAGGGGTGTGGGAAGTTGAAATTATATAGTGCTTTAATTGGACTCAGTTTAATATGGGGTATGTCCTTTGTTTTTATAAAATGGCTGCTTGAACCTGCAGGACCATGGGGAACTGTGTTTCTGAGATGTTCTGCAGCTGTGGTCATCTTGTTTCCCTTTCTTTGGATGAAAAGAAAGAAAATAGTAAAACCAATACCATGGAAGCCGATGCTTGTTGTCGGTGTCTTTAATGCAGGCCTTCCTTGGGGACTGATTGCTTTAAGTGAAACACAGATTAATAGCAGTACAGCAGCTGTATTAAATGCCTTAACGCCAATTTTTACCGGACTAGTTGGATTTCTTTTTTTCTCGATTGTGTTAAAAAAGCGCCAATGGCTGGGAATTGGATTAGGGTTTGCGGGTATTCTTGTACTAATGGAGTTTAATGTCGGACAGTTGTTTCATGAGAGTTTCGTGGGGATAGGAACTATGGTATTGACCACTATTTCTTATGGGTTTGCCACACAATACACAAAAAAACACTTGCAAGCCACTAGTGTTTTGCTGTTAACCACATGTTCACTAGCTGCTGGCGCTCTCGTAGGCCTCATCGGCACGATATTTACTGGGACTACAGCTAATTTAAAGCCGGCCATATTAGCAGATCCTCTTATTTTGTTCGCCATTATTGGTCTGGGGTGCTTCGGATCCGGGATTGCCCATCTTATCTTTTACTACATTGTTAAAAACAGCAGTGCGGAATTCGCAGCATCGGTCACTTATCTTGTACCTATTACTGCCATGATCTGGGGATACGTGCTGCTTGATGAACCGATTACGAAGAATTTAGCAATCGGACTGCTGATTATTTTCGCCGGAGTTTATTTGGCTACTCGAAAGCCGAAAAAGAAACACGAGACTAGTAATCAGCAAATGGCAGAGGAAGCATGAGGCACACTTTGCTTAAATAGGTCATTGAATCCCCTGCTTGTCTAAAGTCCTCTTATTGTAATCACAAATCCTGTAGGATGGTAACTCTTCTGTTGGTATCATGCTGTTCTAAATCGGACCTTCAATGATTACTTAGTAAATTTGTTTGCATAGCTGCTGGCTACCATGGAGTCCGGTTTTATTTTTGGTTCGAGCCCTAAAGATTGGATCCGTGCCATCATCTCATTGACATACACACGGGTTTTATTTCGCTCCCCAGCACCGATGTCAATATGGCCTTCTACCATAAAACTTGCTCCTTTATAAATGTGTGGGAGCACGATCTGAATAAGGGCATCAATGTACTCTTTCGTAAAGAGGGAGGCAACTTCTTCCGTTAAAGTTGTTTCATAGGAAATTCGTTCGTGCAGTACAGTCATACACCTGGGGACAGTTACTTTGCGAAAGCATGCCCAGGCCCCTTTGCCAATTCGTTGAATGACAATTCCCGTAATAAATAACGTGTGACTCTCATGAATTTGAGAATCTGTTCCGAGCATAAGTTTGTAATTCCCTCTAGGATCGTGCTTCATAAACGAATAAATATGGGAAAACACTTCACTGTACGGCATCTGATTTTCTACAGAATTCTGAAACAGTATGGTTTTCAACCTAACCAGCTCTTTCTATGTGGATTATGAATCACAGGTGTAGAATATCCATTTCTTATAGTCTATTCATTTCCTTTTTCTACATGTAAAAAAAGACAAACTCCTGAGAAGTGAGTTTCTCAGCTTGTAGATAAAAACCAGGTTTTCTACAAGTTTTATTATCTTCCCATCGCGGGAGAATATATCACTCGCTTTCCGCAGGAGTCTCGCGATATTTACTTCTACGGTATTCCGTATAATCGAAAAAGATTCTCCTCCACCTAGTTAAACCTTGCTAGTGTGGAGGAGAATCTTTTTTATGTATCATTATCATTTCTATTTCATCTTGCGGTTCCTTTCTAGATTGAAACTAGATAAATGTGGTGTAGTAGAGTGAAAAAAAGGTGGCTGGCGATAGTTTCCCGCCAGCCAGAAAAACTCCCTAGTATAGAGTTTGTTTTTGTTAAAAATCAATCTTTGCAACCTATCTAGACATAACCTATGAAAGGATTAAATTTGCTGATGGGCCACATCGTCCGGCTTCGCCCGTTTAACGAAAAGAGTAAGTATAAACCCGGCTAAAGCCAGCGCAAACGCAATTGAGTATACAAGCTCAACCCCCGCTACCATCGATTGGGACTGTGCAGCCGGGGAATCAGGTGAAGCTGCATTTGCTAAAAAGCCTTCACGTCTTGCTGTCATGATACTGATAAAGACAGAAACACCAATTGCTCCGGAGACGGGCTGCAGCGTATTCATAATGGCTGTGCCGTGCGGGTAAAGTTGTTTCGGCAGCTGATTCAAACCGTTTGTTTGGGCTGGCATCATCATTGCTGAAACTGACAGCATCAACAGCATGTAGCTGATAATGATCACGTAAATTGGTGTGTTGGTTCCAACCTGGCTGAGCGAGAACATGGTGGCGGTCAAGATTGCTGCAGCCGGAATCATTAATTTTCTAGGTCCGTATTTATCAAAAAGTTTCCCCATCACAGGCGACATCAGTCCGTTCAACAAGCTGCCTGGCAAGAGTACGAGTCCTGCAGCCGCTGCCGTTAACGCAAGCGGGCCTTGCATAAACATCGGCAGGATAATTTCAGATGAGAACATCGCCATGATGATGATGATAAACAAAAGAACAGCTTGCGTGAACATCGGATATTTAAAGACTCGAACATCGAGAAGAGGTTCTTCTATCTTTAATTGCCTGATTGTGAACAGGATTAAAGCTGCCACCGCAACAATAATAAGGGTAAGGACCACGGGATCTAAAAAACCGGCTCCATCTTCTCCGGCAAGACTAAACCCGAGGACAATTCCGCCAAACCCGAGAGTCGAAAGCAGAATGGATAGAATATCAACTTTAGGTTTCGTGACTTCACCGACATTTTTCAAAAACTTATAGGCAAAGGCCATGGAGAAAAGCGCAAATGGTATAACCGTTATAAAGAGAAATCTCCAGCCCAAATGTTCCACAATAATTCCTGAGAGGGTCGGACCGATCGCGGGCGCAAACATAATGACAAGGCCGACCATTCCCATCACACCTCCGCGTCGTTCGGGTGGGAAGATTAACAAGAATGTGTTAAAAATAATCGGAATTAATAACCCTGTACCAACGGCCTGTATGAGGCGGCCCGCTAATAATACAGGGAATGTTGGTGCTAAGGCACAAATGACAGTTCCGATCGTGAAGACGGTCATAGTACCCATAAACATTTGCCTCGTCGTGAACGATTGCAGCATCAATGCAGAAATAGGGATTAGAATTCCCATCACAAGCATGAATCCTGTTACCATCCATTGGACAGTTGTTGCAGAGAGGCCAAATTCAGCCATCAGCGTTGTTAAGGCAATATTAAGCAGTGTCTCATTTAAAATGGCAAAAAACGCACCAATAATAAGCGAGATCATGACGGGTTTTACACTGAAATTTGGATCATCAGCGAGAAATTCGTAATTTGTTTTGTTCGTTCCTTCCATAAATATGCTCCTTTACTTAGCTTCCTAACAAACTACTATTATACGTAAAGTTACGAACGAAAGATATCATTTTGTTTCAATTTTTTCTGATCCGTCGATTACCCAATCAACTTTAGTTCTAGGACGCTGATTATCTTGATAACGATCTTCTTGTTCCATCCAGTCAAGCCAGAAGGATAAGGCTTCCTCCCCGTCACGCTCCAGCCCCCGCTTAAGACGGAGCTCTCGCGGACAGTCCACCCAGACCGTATAATCATAGAAATGCCTCAGCTCATCGCGTGTCGCGTAACAGCCCTCGATGACAATTACGCCAAATGGAGGAACGTCATGCCATTCAGCCAGCTTATCGTTATCCCAATCATATCGTTGATAACAGGCAGAGCGCTTTTGAAATAAGGGCTCAAGAACTTGATCACGCATCCGTTTCCAATCAAAGTGTCCGCCAATGTCCGGAGGGTGGACTCTTCGGCTGGAAGGAAGGTAGAAGTCATCCATGTGAATGACAGTCCCTTTTTCAGAAATTGTCATCATGTGTTCAGCCAACGTGCTTTTCCCAGCGCCTCCGCAGCCGTCAATTCCAATTAGTAAAAGCTTCTTATGATTATTTTTTAACCAGTCCATTTTCCACACTCCTGCTACATTTTTTTCGGTGCCTGAATGCCAAGCAGACGCAGTCCTTCCTTTAAAACAACCGAAAAGCTGTGAACAAGGGTCAGACGTGCATGCAGCTGTTCTTTCTGCAAAATTTTAGTCCCCGCATAATACTTATTAAACGCTTTAGCTAAATCAAGTAAATAGCGAGCAATCTTGGAAGGATCGTATTCTGAATAAGCTCGTTTAACTAGCTCAGGGAAAAGACGTAATTGCTTCACAACTGTCCATGCTTTCGGGTCATCAAGAGAAACCTCTGCATCTTCCAGTACAAATTCACCTTTTTCAAGAATCGACTGGGCGCGTACGTAAGCATATTGCAAATAGGGAGCCGTATCGCCTTCAAATGTCAACATATCTTGAAGCGAAAACTCCACATCATTACGACGATCATGCTTCAAATCGTGAAAAATCACCGCACCAACTCCAACCTGTTTCGCTACTTCATTCTTATGAGCCAGGCCTGGATTTTTCACCTCAATATTTGCTTTCGCCTGGTCAATTGCCTCTCCCAGGACTTCTGCCAGTAAAATCGTTTTGCCCTTTCTGGTCGACATTTTGGAACCATTCTGAAGCATCATCCCAAACGGAATATGTTTGACATCCTGAGCCCAGGGCAGGTTCAACTTCGTAAGCACATGTTTGATTTGTTGAAAATGCAGCGTTTGCTCATGACCGACTACATAGAGAGCTTCGTCAAATCGATAGCTGTTGTAGCGGTCCATGGCTGCTGTCAAGTCGCGTGTCGCATAAATGGTTGTGCCATTGCTTTTCTTAATCAAACAGGGAGGAAGACCTTCATCATCCAAGCGCACGACTTTTGCTCCGTCGGAATCTGTTAATAAGCCCTTTTCTTTCAATAGTTGCACCGTACTGTCCATTTTGTCATTGTAGTAGGCCTCTCCGCGTGTAAGATCAAAGGTTACACCAAGCAAGTCATAAATTTTATTAAACTCTTCAAGGGAAGCCTCTTTAAACCATTTCCAGAGTTTTACGGCTTCAGCATCGTTTTGCTCAAGTTTCTTAAACCAATGACGTCCTTCTTCAACAAGGGAAGCGTCATGCGCTGACTCCTCATGAAATTTCACATATATTTTCGTAAGTTCAGGGATCGGATTAGTGCGAATTTGCTCCTCATCTCCCCAGTGCTGATAAGCCGCAAGCAGTTTGCCAAACTGTGTACCATAGTCGCCAATATAATTAATCTTCATCGTGTCATACCCGCATTTTTCTGCGAGATTCGCTAATGCATTGCCAATCACGGTCGAACGAAGATGACCCATGGAAAATGGTTTGGCAATATTCGGCGCAGACATATCCAGTACAACATTCTGATTTGCTCCAACCTGATGGGAGCCATAGTCCGTGCTTTCAGTGAGGATTTGCTTTAGTGTCTGTTCAGTAAGGACACGCTGGTTTAAAAAGATGTTGATATATCCGCCGTTTGGTTGAACGCTCACAAATAGGTCATGCTGCAATCGCGGCGCAAGTTGGGCAACTATTTTTGCTGGCGATTGACGAAATGATTGGGCGAGTTGAAAACATGGGAAGGCCATGTCACCGAGTTTTTCCTGCTTAGGGATTTCAATTAGCGAGTAGACCCAATCACGGCTGAATTCTTCTCCGAGCAGATGGGATAATTGCAGGGCAAGGGTGTGTTTTTCCATTATAAATTCCTCCTTAATATAAAAAAAACCTCGTCTCCCTGAAGAGACGAGGTTGGCTCGCGGTACCACTCTTATAGCTGAAAACAGCCACTTGAAATTGATAACGGGGGTTATCCCCGGCAGCTCCTACTTGAGTTCAGAGCAGCTTCTTAAAAGTCCGGTTCACTCGTTGGCAGTCCGTCAAGCTTACACCATCCCTGACTCGCTTAAATGACGACACAAGAGTTACTCTCTTTATCCTGGAATTTGAGATATTGAGAAGATTATAACGGAGTCTAAATGGGATTGCAATGCCTTTTTCGAGAATAGTTCATGTTTAATAAGGGACAATAACAGGACGAGGAGGATGAATATGGAGTGGGATTGGATATGGAAAGCAATACTTATTATAGTAGTAGGAACGTTAATTCTACGAGTAGCCGGGAGAAAGTCAATTTCACAAATGACACTGGCTCAAACGGTCATTATGATTGGGATCGGTTCCTTATTAATTCAACCTGTTGCTGGTAAAAATATTTGGGTAACGTTCGGCGTTGGAGCCGTGCTCGTGTTAACACTTATTGTAATCGAATATAGTGAAGTGAAGATGAACTGGTTTGAAAAGTTTATCACCGGGCAATCTGTACTTATTATTAGTAATGGTCAGCTTCAGGAGAAAAATTTAAAGAAGCTTCGATTTACGGTTGATCAGCTTGAGATGAAGCTTCGGCAGCAGAATGTGTCATCCATAACCGATTTGAAATCGGCAACACTTGAACCGAATGGCCAAGTCGGATATGAACTGAAGGATGATAAAAAACCTGCCACGAAACAGGATATTGATGATTTGAAAAACGAGCTCATTACTCTGAAAGAATCATTAGGTTCAAACGCAGGACTGCAGGCGTCCTCTTCTGCGAGTGGAAACGATATTTTTAAAGAGGTTGAAGATAAAGGGCGCGGTCAGAATCCTCCACAACAACTGCAGTGACTAATTTATAGACTTTCTATTTATATAAGAATACTTGCCTCATAATTGCCGAACAGTCCGATATTTCATTATAATTGCCGTAACATTATAGTAAATGAGGTGATTGTTCTGAAGCGAGTCTATTCTAGAACAGAGATAGAAACCGTGATAGAGCAAGAACAGCTTTCTTTGATTTATGTTTCACATCAAGGATGCTCTGTCTGTCATAGCTTGCTCCCTCAAATTGAAAGAGTCCTGGAAGACTACCCGCTTATCACATCTATACATGTGGATTCGGATGAAGTAAAAGAGGTAGCAGGGTTACTTGCAGTATTTACGGTGCCGGCAGTCCTTGTTTTTTCAAAAGGGAGGGAGCTTTTTCGGAAAGCTCATTTTGTACCGATTGAAGAACTTCGCCAACAATTAGCTAAATATAGTCAGGCCTTGAATTAATCAATACCCTACTCTTAAAGCAGTGGGGTATTTTTTCGGGTTAGATTAATTGTTAGAATATTATGCGAATTACTGCCATTGAGGGATTACCCTTTTTTTGTAAAAAAATAAATCTCCATATATTCGCTTGTAACTTCATTAATTGCGATGAGAAAGGATGAATCGCAAATATCTCTCCATGAAACCGCTTACGCTCACTAATTGGAGTTTATAGGCATGACTTGTTTTATAACCCTTGATATACATTTCCCAAGTGTTATGATGAAAAACGTCATATTAAAGAGCGAACAAAAAATGCGAACGGGAGAGATTAACTCATATGATCAAACAAAAGATTGCTTTTCTAGGTGCAGGATCAATGGCAGAAGCTATGATTTCTGGAATGGTTGAATCCGGGAATATTCCTGCCGAACAAATTATTGTTACGAATAGAAGTAATCGAGATCGTCTAAATGAGATTGAAGATAAATACGGTGTACGGACAGTTTTAAAAGATGAATTAAATTTTTCAGAAGTAGATCAATTTATTTTAGCTATGAAGCCAAAAGATATTGATGCTGTTCTTGAAGATTTAAGACATAAGATCACACCAAATCAAGTGTTGGTATCTGTACTTGCAGGTATTTCCACTTCTTATATGGAAGAACGCCTGAATGAAGAACAGCAAGTGATTCGTGTGATGCCGAACACATCAAGCATGCTCAGAGAGTCAGCGACTGCTGTGTGTCCGGGGAATTTCGCTGGAATGGATAATGTGCTGGTAGCGAAAGAATTACTGCAGTCTATTGGAGAAGTGTTCGTCATAGAAGAAGATAAAATGGATGTATTTACAGGGATTGCAGGAAGCGGACCTGCTTACTTCTACTATTTGATGGAACACATTGAAGAAACAGGAAGTGCTGAAGGCTTAGATCGGGAAACGTTAAGAGAGATTGGGGCTCAGACTTTGCTTGGAGCAGCAAAAATGATGCTTGAGCAGGATATTACGCCATCCGAACTGCGAGAAAATGTTACGTCACCAAACGGAACAACTGCAGCAGGACTTGATGCATTAAATCGAGCAGGCGGAGGAAACGCAATTTCCGCAGCGATAAAAGGTGCAGCAAGCCGTTCAAAGGAAATGAGTAAAGAATTGGAAGGCATGCTTGTCGGTCAGAAATAACTGAAATTCAGAACGAATTTGATATAAATGAAACACAACGTAGAAATAGGAGTGATAAGTTGGTTAACGAGACAAATAAGAAACGTGTAGTAATTAAGATTGGAAGCAGTTCATTAACGAGTCTTCACGGGGAAATCAGCCGCCGCAAACTCGAAAAACTTGTCGATGAAGTTGTAGAGCTTAAGGACGATGGGCATGAAGTACTTCTTGTATCGTCAGGCGCAGTGGCAGCAGGGTACCGTAAGCTTGGCTGCTTATCACGTCCTAGTTCATTACCTGAAAAACAAGCTGCCGCTTCTATTGGTCAAGGACTGCTGATGGAATCCTATTCTGACCTATTTTTATCACATGGATATATGGGTTCTCAAATTCTGATTACTCGCAGCGACTTCTCAGATGAGAACCGTTATAATAACGCGCGCAATACGATTAATGTGTTGTTGGAACGGGGAATTATTCCGATTGTAAACGAAAATGACACTATTACGATCGACCGCTTGAAATTCGGCGACAACGATACACTTTCTGCTAAAGTAGCGGGTCTTGTGGATGCAGATGACCTGATCATCTTATCTGATATTGATGGGCTTTATGATGCAGATCCTAGAAAAGATGCGAATGCCAAATTGCTTGATCGCGTGTACGAAATCACACCAGAAATCGAAGAAGCAGCCGGCGATCCTGGCAGCGACGTGGGTACTGGCGGCATGAAATCTAAAATTGATGCCTTTAAAATTGCGATGGCTTCAGGCATCTCCTCCTATTTAGGAAAAGCCAGTACGAATAACATCGTATATGATGCTGTTTATCGAAACGCCGTCGGAACTTATTTTGAGCCAACTCCAGATCAAGAAAATTTAAATCAGAAGAAACAATGGATTGCGTTTAACTCTGGTCCTGAAGGGGAAGTAACGATCGATCATCGTGCGAGAGAAACGATTGTAGATATGAAGAAGAGCTTACTGCCAATGAATGTTCATCATGTAAATGGCCGCTTCAAAAAAGGGGCTGTTGTCCGTATTCATGACCTAGAAGGTGAAGAAATAGGTCTTGGCGTCGTGAACTATTCTTCAGAACAATTAGAGGAAATGATCGGATTAACAGATCCAGAACTTGAATCGTATGAGCTGGCAGCCATTGAAAGTAAAGATTTAGTTTGCCACTTGGAAGTTTCACTACCAGTAG encodes the following:
- the argS gene encoding arginine--tRNA ligase; protein product: MEKHTLALQLSHLLGEEFSRDWVYSLIEIPKQEKLGDMAFPCFQLAQSFRQSPAKIVAQLAPRLQHDLFVSVQPNGGYINIFLNQRVLTEQTLKQILTESTDYGSHQVGANQNVVLDMSAPNIAKPFSMGHLRSTVIGNALANLAEKCGYDTMKINYIGDYGTQFGKLLAAYQHWGDEEQIRTNPIPELTKIYVKFHEESAHDASLVEEGRHWFKKLEQNDAEAVKLWKWFKEASLEEFNKIYDLLGVTFDLTRGEAYYNDKMDSTVQLLKEKGLLTDSDGAKVVRLDDEGLPPCLIKKSNGTTIYATRDLTAAMDRYNSYRFDEALYVVGHEQTLHFQQIKHVLTKLNLPWAQDVKHIPFGMMLQNGSKMSTRKGKTILLAEVLGEAIDQAKANIEVKNPGLAHKNEVAKQVGVGAVIFHDLKHDRRNDVEFSLQDMLTFEGDTAPYLQYAYVRAQSILEKGEFVLEDAEVSLDDPKAWTVVKQLRLFPELVKRAYSEYDPSKIARYLLDLAKAFNKYYAGTKILQKEQLHARLTLVHSFSVVLKEGLRLLGIQAPKKM
- a CDS encoding DUF421 domain-containing protein; the protein is MEWDWIWKAILIIVVGTLILRVAGRKSISQMTLAQTVIMIGIGSLLIQPVAGKNIWVTFGVGAVLVLTLIVIEYSEVKMNWFEKFITGQSVLIISNGQLQEKNLKKLRFTVDQLEMKLRQQNVSSITDLKSATLEPNGQVGYELKDDKKPATKQDIDDLKNELITLKESLGSNAGLQASSSASGNDIFKEVEDKGRGQNPPQQLQ
- a CDS encoding thioredoxin family protein — its product is MIEQEQLSLIYVSHQGCSVCHSLLPQIERVLEDYPLITSIHVDSDEVKEVAGLLAVFTVPAVLVFSKGRELFRKAHFVPIEELRQQLAKYSQALN
- the proC gene encoding pyrroline-5-carboxylate reductase, whose translation is MIKQKIAFLGAGSMAEAMISGMVESGNIPAEQIIVTNRSNRDRLNEIEDKYGVRTVLKDELNFSEVDQFILAMKPKDIDAVLEDLRHKITPNQVLVSVLAGISTSYMEERLNEEQQVIRVMPNTSSMLRESATAVCPGNFAGMDNVLVAKELLQSIGEVFVIEEDKMDVFTGIAGSGPAYFYYLMEHIEETGSAEGLDRETLREIGAQTLLGAAKMMLEQDITPSELRENVTSPNGTTAAGLDALNRAGGGNAISAAIKGAASRSKEMSKELEGMLVGQK
- the proB gene encoding glutamate 5-kinase; protein product: MVNETNKKRVVIKIGSSSLTSLHGEISRRKLEKLVDEVVELKDDGHEVLLVSSGAVAAGYRKLGCLSRPSSLPEKQAAASIGQGLLMESYSDLFLSHGYMGSQILITRSDFSDENRYNNARNTINVLLERGIIPIVNENDTITIDRLKFGDNDTLSAKVAGLVDADDLIILSDIDGLYDADPRKDANAKLLDRVYEITPEIEEAAGDPGSDVGTGGMKSKIDAFKIAMASGISSYLGKASTNNIVYDAVYRNAVGTYFEPTPDQENLNQKKQWIAFNSGPEGEVTIDHRARETIVDMKKSLLPMNVHHVNGRFKKGAVVRIHDLEGEEIGLGVVNYSSEQLEEMIGLTDPELESYELAAIESKDLVCHLEVSLPVGV